The Acidianus infernus genome window below encodes:
- a CDS encoding NifB/NifX family molybdenum-iron cluster-binding protein — MRVAIPVTKGRVDGPGEGEEVLIYEIDGDEVKLVEKYENPALKATAARGAHMLKSALDKGVDAVIVAEIGPPGVRLLKGKAKIFLAEGLTVEEALEKLKKGELQETDKPTHDEHHHGF, encoded by the coding sequence ATGAGAGTAGCAATCCCAGTAACTAAAGGGAGAGTTGACGGTCCCGGTGAAGGAGAGGAAGTGCTAATCTACGAAATTGACGGAGATGAAGTAAAACTTGTTGAAAAATATGAGAATCCCGCACTAAAGGCTACCGCTGCGAGAGGAGCTCATATGTTAAAGTCAGCACTGGATAAAGGAGTTGACGCGGTGATAGTTGCTGAAATAGGCCCACCTGGAGTTAGATTACTTAAAGGTAAAGCAAAGATCTTCCTGGCAGAAGGATTAACTGTCGAAGAAGCTTTAGAGAAGCTAAAGAAAGGAGAACTACAAGAAACTGATAAACCAACACACGACGAGCACCATCACGGGTTTTAA
- a CDS encoding DsrE family protein — translation MAKIFVISTAGKDDINRATMAINFALGARKNAGATVAFMFLGRGVETLLREAANAPQMKKMIEEMINAGIDVSYCGISLKNLGLNKDLIFDGIREVMGGVETAKRIDEGYAVVSF, via the coding sequence ATGGCAAAGATCTTCGTTATTTCAACCGCAGGAAAAGATGATATTAATAGAGCAACGATGGCAATAAATTTTGCACTAGGAGCGAGGAAAAATGCAGGAGCTACAGTTGCATTTATGTTCCTCGGAAGAGGAGTAGAAACTTTATTAAGAGAAGCTGCAAACGCACCACAAATGAAGAAGATGATAGAAGAAATGATTAATGCAGGAATTGACGTGAGTTATTGCGGTATTTCGTTGAAAAACTTAGGTTTAAACAAGGATTTAATATTCGACGGAATAAGGGAAGTAATGGGCGGTGTAGAAACTGCAAAAAGAATTGACGAAGGTTATGCTGTAGTAAGCTTCTGA
- a CDS encoding zinc ribbon domain-containing protein, whose amino-acid sequence MVKYCPKCGYPNPDDAKFCMKCGYQLPTILQQPSPNSQPPSIPTTPPERPKKELPLKAIIGLVVAVIVVLAVFIVVLPLTSPHGISTLASTAQSNFGGSWVTARCQSGTVTYVGNGEYKVSYLNGTTITVKNISNIPFISNSFSSTSSLTATCNVTFSKAVFALINGTINGNKAYILVIGAYWNTTPNPIYDSYNQIKSELSNNSGLILSAKAFFKAEGICVNVSIHNGMVYLYMSTSNSTFARSLISQNPDSTLASQLNLTSVTALGVLEELNANEEIGVIVINMAPSESQMIPLASQVEGCL is encoded by the coding sequence ATGGTAAAATACTGTCCAAAGTGTGGCTATCCAAACCCTGATGACGCTAAGTTCTGCATGAAGTGTGGATATCAACTTCCTACAATACTTCAACAACCAAGCCCAAACTCTCAACCGCCCTCTATTCCTACAACTCCTCCGGAACGACCAAAAAAAGAATTACCACTGAAGGCTATCATAGGTTTAGTAGTAGCTGTAATAGTTGTGCTAGCAGTTTTCATAGTGGTGTTACCTTTAACTTCACCTCATGGGATCTCCACATTAGCTTCTACTGCACAGAGCAACTTTGGCGGTAGTTGGGTTACTGCCAGATGCCAATCTGGCACAGTAACATATGTGGGAAACGGAGAATACAAAGTAAGTTACTTAAATGGAACAACAATTACTGTTAAAAATATTTCTAATATACCCTTCATTTCGAATTCTTTCTCAAGTACTAGTTCTTTAACTGCCACTTGCAATGTTACTTTTTCTAAGGCAGTTTTTGCCCTAATTAATGGTACAATTAATGGTAATAAGGCTTACATACTTGTTATAGGAGCTTATTGGAACACCACACCAAACCCAATCTACGACTCTTACAATCAAATAAAATCAGAGTTATCCAATAATAGCGGTCTAATTTTATCTGCAAAAGCGTTTTTCAAAGCTGAGGGAATATGCGTCAATGTGTCGATTCATAATGGCATGGTTTATCTTTATATGTCTACATCCAACTCTACTTTCGCCAGGTCTCTGATATCACAAAATCCGGATTCAACTTTAGCTTCACAGCTAAACTTAACTTCTGTTACTGCTCTAGGAGTTTTGGAAGAATTAAATGCTAACGAAGAAATTGGTGTAATTGTTATTAACATGGCTCCTAGCGAGTCTCAAATGATACCACTAGCAAGCCAAGTTGAAGGTTGTTTATAA
- a CDS encoding precorrin-3B C(17)-methyltransferase produces the protein MGKIYVVGIGPGGKETRTLEMLKAIKESDVIVAYTTYARLIQDLTDGKEVITAKMKEEVFRAKVAIEKALQGHTVAVVSSGDPQVYGMAGLIFDMACKNNINVEIQIIPGITAANAVAAKLGSPLSMDFAVISLSDLLIPSEEILNRVRKAAEGDFVIVLYNPINKPLLLEAMRIIKEVKGTDVPVGIVKSAYREDEEIMIATLSTWEKFLNKINMITTIIVGNSKSYICNNKIITPRGYERRYDLHVIDSNS, from the coding sequence ATGGGTAAAATTTACGTTGTAGGTATAGGTCCAGGAGGAAAGGAAACAAGGACGTTAGAAATGCTAAAGGCTATAAAGGAAAGCGACGTTATAGTTGCTTATACTACTTACGCTAGGTTAATTCAAGACTTGACTGACGGTAAGGAAGTAATAACTGCAAAAATGAAGGAAGAAGTATTTAGGGCAAAAGTTGCAATAGAAAAGGCTTTACAAGGTCACACTGTTGCGGTAGTATCTAGCGGGGACCCACAAGTTTACGGCATGGCCGGTTTAATCTTTGATATGGCTTGTAAAAATAATATTAATGTAGAGATTCAGATAATTCCTGGAATAACTGCAGCAAACGCTGTTGCAGCTAAATTGGGCTCGCCATTATCAATGGATTTTGCGGTGATTAGTCTAAGTGACTTGCTAATTCCTTCAGAGGAAATCCTTAATAGAGTGAGGAAGGCTGCAGAAGGGGACTTTGTTATAGTCTTGTACAATCCTATAAATAAGCCGTTATTATTGGAAGCGATGAGAATTATAAAGGAAGTTAAAGGAACCGATGTTCCAGTAGGTATAGTAAAATCAGCTTATAGGGAAGATGAGGAAATTATGATAGCAACTTTATCTACTTGGGAAAAGTTTTTGAATAAAATAAACATGATTACAACAATTATTGTAGGAAATTCAAAGTCTTATATTTGCAATAATAAAATAATAACACCAAGAGGATACGAAAGGAGGTACGATCTGCACGTCATTGATTCAAACTCTTAA
- the cbiG gene encoding cobalt-precorrin 5A hydrolase → MERAWRGFAIIYASKKEIAERLCEEIKKRETPCSLFSYKEANFKNIWKCYDGIIFAMALSGAVRTICKYAQSKDKDPPVLAIDDEGKFVIPILGAHWGANEYAEEIAKLLGSIPVITTASELSNVTSVEEFARLVNCKILNVENVVKVTSALLRGEEVCVKGLKKLPNVKGKYKIGDNCKYFIVVGEEDREEADNVVYLKPLKLSIGVGSKIEADEKTIEEAILFALNKINADISQVEVISSVREKVGKVAERLGVKFRLISLEEVNSFNDECLSPQSQKLKELGIKNVAEACALISAGKNAKLILRKIPYKGEVTVSIASIGE, encoded by the coding sequence ATGGAAAGAGCTTGGAGAGGTTTCGCCATTATTTACGCAAGCAAAAAAGAAATTGCGGAGAGGCTTTGCGAGGAAATAAAGAAGAGGGAAACCCCCTGCTCACTCTTCTCCTACAAAGAGGCAAACTTTAAAAATATTTGGAAGTGTTACGACGGGATAATATTCGCCATGGCGCTAAGCGGGGCAGTTAGGACAATATGCAAGTACGCACAAAGTAAAGATAAAGACCCACCAGTCCTAGCGATAGACGATGAAGGGAAGTTCGTCATACCAATATTGGGGGCACACTGGGGGGCTAACGAGTACGCAGAGGAAATCGCTAAGTTATTGGGATCAATTCCAGTAATTACTACTGCGAGCGAACTATCTAACGTTACAAGCGTGGAGGAATTCGCTAGGCTAGTCAACTGTAAAATACTTAACGTGGAGAACGTGGTTAAAGTGACTTCAGCCCTTTTAAGGGGAGAAGAGGTATGCGTAAAAGGTCTAAAGAAGTTACCCAACGTTAAGGGCAAATACAAAATTGGCGACAACTGTAAGTACTTCATCGTGGTGGGGGAAGAGGATAGAGAAGAGGCAGACAATGTGGTCTACTTAAAACCGTTAAAACTCTCCATAGGGGTAGGAAGTAAGATCGAGGCGGACGAGAAGACAATAGAAGAGGCAATTCTGTTTGCGTTGAATAAGATAAACGCGGATATATCCCAAGTGGAGGTGATTTCTTCAGTTAGAGAAAAAGTGGGGAAAGTCGCAGAAAGGCTAGGTGTTAAATTTAGGTTAATTTCGCTGGAGGAAGTCAACTCCTTTAACGACGAGTGCCTCTCCCCTCAAAGCCAAAAGTTGAAGGAGCTAGGCATAAAGAACGTGGCTGAGGCTTGTGCGTTAATTTCTGCTGGTAAGAACGCCAAGTTAATTTTGAGGAAAATCCCTTATAAAGGAGAAGTAACAGTTTCTATTGCGTCAATTGGTGAGTAG
- a CDS encoding DUF973 family protein, producing MEKSPESRLKIVAILLAISTGVFYISYALIFYFIYVLKNNFFIEMIFPGTIGVSLVTLLPIGFLTRGLRNTNFNIGYLMYVTGIILFEFIPIPFLIFLGNFFLGITYRDIGRLEKNKKLENAGWVASVPFVSFIGFSLCYAYYKSPEEVEKEEEKKKEMEEIKPSPVPYQIRIGKMTSNGDFEFSFYSPREDKILSIKFEDKTINTEIPVKVGKNMVKSRVQIDPLKMIAGNLYNITITFSNGETFTAVVEYMP from the coding sequence ATGGAGAAATCGCCTGAAAGTCGACTAAAGATAGTTGCAATTTTGCTTGCGATATCTACTGGAGTATTTTATATTTCTTATGCCTTAATTTTCTATTTTATTTATGTTCTTAAGAATAATTTTTTCATTGAAATGATTTTTCCAGGAACAATAGGAGTATCGTTAGTAACTTTACTTCCAATAGGTTTTTTGACTAGAGGACTAAGAAATACAAATTTTAATATAGGTTACCTAATGTATGTAACTGGTATAATTCTCTTTGAATTTATACCAATTCCTTTCTTAATCTTTCTGGGAAATTTTTTCTTAGGAATAACTTATAGAGATATCGGTAGATTAGAAAAAAATAAAAAATTAGAAAATGCAGGTTGGGTGGCATCAGTTCCCTTTGTTTCATTTATAGGATTTTCGCTTTGTTATGCGTATTATAAATCTCCAGAAGAAGTTGAGAAAGAGGAAGAAAAAAAGAAAGAAATGGAAGAAATTAAGCCATCTCCTGTTCCTTATCAAATAAGAATAGGTAAGATGACAAGCAATGGAGATTTTGAGTTTTCCTTTTATTCTCCTAGAGAAGATAAAATACTTAGCATAAAATTTGAGGATAAGACGATTAATACAGAAATTCCAGTAAAGGTAGGGAAAAACATGGTAAAAAGTAGAGTTCAAATTGATCCCTTAAAAATGATTGCTGGAAATCTCTATAATATAACAATAACATTCAGTAACGGAGAGACGTTCACTGCAGTAGTCGAATATATGCCTTAA
- the fdhF gene encoding formate dehydrogenase subunit alpha has protein sequence MIVKSICPFCGVGCGIDLEVEGGKIVRVLPDKTHVVSKGHLCGKGSVAFKSLYAEDRVLYPLKREGEKFVRISWKEAIEEIYIKLNDIIKKYGPFSVGFYGGCQNTLEEVYSFMKLARALGTNNVDSCARVCHDPSAIALKEMLGVGASSTSVVQIPKAKVLVIAGESITESHPVISQYIVELKRKGGKLIVIDPRLTGIAKIADLYLQISPSTDIYLFNAVANYLISNGLIDENFIKQRTEGFEDYKRVVSKYSIEDAEKITGIPREKIIEFAKLISQKPVIFSWGLGLTQSSGVNGVRALVNLALLTGNVGIEGGGLIVYRGQANVQGSGDLVKPNVFPNGKMDELHALQLKEVWGFKPPIQPGKTVTEALYGSNLKAIFLMNFNPAKSFPNRKVVEKFLSSLDLLVVIDSFMTETAKFAHYILPAAMWAEKEGSVTSLDRLVKWRFKAVNPPGEARPELEIIADLARKFGFNFSSDPKEVFNELKEVSIYSNLNFGEMTDYSLPSRYPQNDEVLYREKFLTEDGKAHFRPVEQPKLSKGMILITGREVTHYNTDELIVRSGFPEIPLEVFINPEDATRLGIKEGDEVEISSKCGSAKARVRLSRDIMRGVAFAYMHNTEINYVVCNDLDEESKTPKFKYIVINIRK, from the coding sequence ATGATTGTTAAGAGCATTTGTCCATTTTGTGGAGTAGGCTGCGGAATAGACCTAGAAGTTGAAGGGGGTAAGATAGTAAGGGTCTTGCCTGATAAAACCCACGTCGTGAGTAAAGGGCACTTATGTGGTAAAGGCAGTGTTGCTTTCAAATCTCTTTACGCAGAAGATAGGGTTTTATATCCTTTAAAGAGAGAGGGCGAGAAATTCGTAAGGATTTCGTGGAAAGAAGCCATTGAGGAAATTTATATCAAATTAAACGATATTATTAAAAAATATGGCCCATTCTCCGTAGGCTTTTACGGCGGTTGTCAGAACACTTTGGAAGAAGTTTACTCTTTCATGAAACTGGCTAGGGCGTTGGGGACTAACAATGTAGATTCTTGTGCTAGAGTATGTCACGACCCTTCAGCTATAGCATTAAAGGAAATGTTAGGAGTAGGAGCTTCCTCGACTTCGGTTGTTCAAATTCCTAAAGCTAAAGTCTTGGTCATAGCAGGAGAATCGATAACAGAAAGCCATCCAGTAATATCCCAATACATTGTAGAGCTCAAAAGAAAAGGAGGTAAACTAATAGTTATAGATCCTAGATTAACGGGAATTGCCAAAATTGCCGATCTTTATTTGCAGATTTCTCCTTCTACTGATATATACTTATTTAATGCAGTTGCAAATTATTTAATTTCTAATGGATTAATTGATGAGAATTTTATTAAACAAAGGACGGAAGGCTTTGAAGACTATAAGAGAGTTGTAAGTAAGTATTCCATTGAAGATGCGGAGAAAATTACTGGAATTCCTAGAGAAAAAATAATTGAGTTTGCTAAGCTAATTTCACAGAAACCTGTTATTTTCTCTTGGGGCTTAGGATTAACTCAGTCTTCTGGAGTTAACGGAGTAAGAGCTTTAGTTAATTTAGCGTTGCTGACAGGGAACGTTGGAATAGAAGGGGGAGGGTTAATAGTATATCGTGGCCAGGCTAACGTTCAAGGTTCTGGAGATTTAGTAAAGCCTAATGTATTTCCTAATGGTAAAATGGACGAGTTACATGCTTTACAATTAAAGGAAGTTTGGGGATTTAAACCGCCTATTCAGCCGGGTAAAACAGTTACCGAAGCCTTGTATGGCTCTAATTTAAAAGCAATCTTTTTAATGAACTTTAATCCTGCTAAGAGTTTTCCTAATAGGAAAGTTGTTGAAAAATTCTTATCATCTCTAGACTTGTTAGTCGTAATAGACTCCTTTATGACTGAGACCGCAAAGTTTGCTCATTATATATTGCCTGCAGCAATGTGGGCTGAAAAAGAAGGTTCTGTGACGAGTTTGGACAGGTTAGTAAAGTGGAGGTTTAAAGCTGTTAACCCTCCAGGAGAAGCTAGGCCAGAGCTAGAAATAATAGCGGATTTGGCAAGGAAATTTGGTTTTAATTTCTCATCAGATCCTAAGGAAGTGTTTAATGAGCTAAAAGAGGTATCAATATACTCTAATCTCAACTTTGGAGAAATGACTGACTACTCCTTACCGTCGAGGTACCCGCAAAACGACGAAGTACTTTATAGAGAAAAATTCCTAACTGAAGATGGTAAAGCTCACTTCCGCCCAGTTGAGCAACCAAAGCTTTCTAAAGGCATGATACTAATCACTGGAAGGGAAGTTACTCACTATAATACTGACGAACTAATAGTTAGATCCGGATTTCCAGAAATTCCGTTAGAGGTTTTTATTAACCCAGAAGATGCTACTAGACTGGGAATAAAGGAAGGAGATGAAGTCGAGATCTCTTCGAAATGTGGTTCTGCAAAGGCAAGAGTTAGGCTATCGAGAGACATAATGAGAGGTGTGGCTTTCGCATATATGCATAACACTGAAATAAATTATGTAGTATGTAATGATCTAGATGAAGAGTCAAAAACTCCAAAGTTCAAGTATATTGTGATTAACATAAGGAAATAA
- a CDS encoding DUF3093 domain-containing protein — protein MINKRHRRNFITYILSMKAANKSRIKKRDPLYTVVIVLFMFSKFYLVKAPLAVRVHTKKGDKLFLYGQVIIWLIYVLINVGLFINKLLLFGTITLALGIILITLVIKSYSYLNVRITPERVEIGKWKISLDQVREIKVLRQNGPTADLIIVYEGGERTIEEVKNWKEVLETFQRYIV, from the coding sequence ATGATAAATAAGAGACATAGAAGGAACTTCATAACTTATATCCTCAGCATGAAGGCTGCTAATAAATCTAGAATTAAGAAAAGGGATCCTCTATATACTGTAGTTATAGTTTTATTTATGTTTTCAAAATTTTATCTCGTGAAAGCCCCACTTGCAGTGAGAGTACACACTAAGAAAGGGGATAAGTTGTTCCTCTACGGACAAGTTATCATTTGGCTCATATATGTTTTAATTAATGTTGGGCTGTTCATAAATAAATTACTCTTATTTGGTACAATAACGTTAGCTTTAGGCATAATTTTAATTACTCTAGTTATAAAGTCATACTCCTATTTAAACGTTAGAATAACACCAGAACGAGTTGAGATAGGTAAGTGGAAGATATCCCTAGACCAAGTAAGGGAGATAAAAGTATTAAGGCAGAATGGACCTACAGCTGACTTGATTATAGTTTATGAAGGAGGAGAGAGAACCATCGAGGAAGTAAAGAACTGGAAAGAAGTCTTAGAGACATTCCAAAGATATATAGTCTGA
- a CDS encoding cobalt-precorrin-7 (C(5))-methyltransferase yields MTLYVIGVGPGDPELITLKGIEKIKNAEVVTGWGSVIERFSKYTEGKKVIPLNYKEESKLLGEVMNLAKDKEVAFLNHGDPAVSDYQLLDKLKKLAKEYGVSLEIIPGVSSIIRALQIVERDLTQVIVVTLHVRGEINYSKLKDLIKTGRDLLIIPEPYPDGVKRIALQFEKEDPTLTIMEKLTYPDEKVWKFKCSEIIKGDIKFGDLTIVYVPSVTEMGVKGMKGDG; encoded by the coding sequence ATGACTCTTTACGTTATAGGCGTAGGTCCGGGAGATCCAGAGCTAATAACCCTAAAGGGCATTGAGAAAATAAAGAATGCTGAAGTAGTAACTGGTTGGGGAAGTGTAATAGAAAGGTTCTCAAAATACACTGAAGGCAAAAAAGTGATTCCATTAAATTATAAGGAAGAGTCTAAACTACTTGGCGAAGTTATGAATTTAGCTAAGGATAAAGAGGTTGCATTTTTAAATCATGGGGATCCAGCAGTTTCTGACTATCAACTTTTGGATAAATTGAAAAAGTTAGCTAAAGAATATGGGGTTAGTCTTGAAATAATTCCAGGTGTTTCATCAATAATTAGAGCTTTACAAATAGTTGAAAGGGACTTAACGCAAGTTATAGTGGTAACGTTACATGTAAGGGGAGAAATTAATTATTCAAAGCTTAAGGACTTGATAAAAACAGGAAGGGATTTACTAATTATTCCAGAACCTTATCCCGATGGCGTCAAGAGAATAGCCCTTCAGTTTGAGAAAGAAGACCCAACTTTAACAATTATGGAGAAATTAACATATCCTGACGAGAAGGTCTGGAAATTTAAGTGTAGTGAAATAATAAAAGGGGATATTAAATTTGGGGATTTAACTATAGTTTATGTTCCTTCAGTTACAGAGATGGGGGTTAAGGGGATGAAAGGGGATGGATAG
- a CDS encoding HEPN domain-containing protein has product MSFDVALEYLNKAKEYLNASRLLFSNSSYNVSSLASGVSAQLAIKTHLGIEVPRTREIRKLLSIIIEDR; this is encoded by the coding sequence ATGTCATTCGATGTTGCATTAGAGTACTTAAATAAAGCAAAGGAATATCTTAATGCTTCAAGATTATTATTTTCAAATTCGTCATATAATGTTTCATCATTAGCTAGTGGAGTTTCTGCACAACTTGCAATAAAGACACATTTAGGAATAGAAGTTCCTAGAACCCGCGAAATAAGGAAACTATTAAGCATAATTATTGAAGATAGATGA
- a CDS encoding pyridoxal-phosphate-dependent aminotransferase family protein, with translation MTRKILMHVGPETIDYDVLLGGVKGDVGFTSKEFVDAMSFSLKFLRKLMGVSESYQPFIIPGGGTSAMESVTSLLRKGDKVLVVSNGVFGNRWIDIFSRYPVNVKALKAKAGYYVKPEEIEEEVKKDNYTMVTMTHVETSTGVREPIAEVTKRIRDYVDLIVVDGVASVGGEEVRAEDWKVDVFLTASQKAIGTPPGAGLLVVSENATKRLGEDSVAGYYLNLKNWLGVMQSMEKGKASYFSTLPVHLILMIKKAFELIETEGIENRIRRHEIVSSAVRKGIEALGLEIVAKTPEAYSNTVTGVMLKKANPNDLLSMSLAEGIEFAPGVHPDLAGKYFRIGHMGWVNINDVISAIAVIERVLSKLGEPINFGEGVKAVQEYLINGISISSSNIAP, from the coding sequence ATGACAAGAAAAATCTTAATGCATGTAGGCCCTGAAACAATAGATTACGACGTGCTTTTAGGAGGAGTTAAAGGAGATGTAGGATTTACATCTAAGGAATTCGTTGATGCAATGTCGTTTTCCCTAAAGTTCTTAAGGAAACTAATGGGAGTAAGCGAAAGTTATCAGCCATTCATAATTCCAGGTGGCGGAACTTCTGCAATGGAAAGTGTAACCTCTTTACTCAGAAAAGGGGATAAGGTCTTAGTAGTATCTAACGGAGTTTTCGGCAATCGTTGGATAGACATTTTTTCTAGATATCCGGTTAATGTAAAGGCGTTAAAGGCAAAAGCCGGATACTATGTTAAACCAGAGGAAATTGAAGAGGAAGTTAAGAAAGATAATTATACAATGGTCACAATGACTCACGTAGAGACTAGTACTGGAGTTAGAGAGCCTATTGCTGAAGTTACTAAAAGAATAAGGGATTACGTAGATCTCATAGTAGTAGACGGAGTTGCAAGCGTGGGAGGAGAAGAAGTTAGAGCAGAAGACTGGAAAGTTGACGTGTTTCTAACAGCCAGCCAGAAAGCAATAGGCACTCCGCCTGGAGCAGGCTTGCTCGTAGTTTCAGAGAACGCTACAAAAAGATTAGGTGAGGATAGCGTTGCGGGTTATTATCTTAACTTGAAGAACTGGCTAGGAGTCATGCAGTCAATGGAGAAAGGTAAGGCTTCCTATTTCTCAACACTACCAGTTCATTTAATTTTAATGATAAAGAAAGCATTCGAACTAATAGAGACTGAAGGTATTGAAAATAGAATAAGAAGGCATGAAATTGTCTCTTCTGCAGTAAGAAAAGGGATAGAAGCTTTAGGTTTAGAAATAGTGGCAAAAACTCCAGAAGCTTATAGCAATACTGTAACCGGGGTAATGCTGAAAAAAGCTAATCCTAATGATTTACTTTCAATGTCCTTAGCTGAAGGAATAGAATTCGCCCCCGGCGTTCACCCAGATTTGGCAGGAAAATATTTTAGAATAGGACACATGGGATGGGTTAACATTAACGACGTAATATCAGCAATAGCAGTAATTGAAAGAGTACTTAGCAAATTAGGAGAGCCAATAAACTTTGGAGAAGGCGTTAAGGCCGTTCAAGAATATCTAATTAATGGTATTTCCATCTCCTCTTCCAACATTGCGCCATGA
- a CDS encoding precorrin-8X methylmutase, producing MDTAIIIITHGSRRNTFVEDMEGVTKYIEDKLRIPVYLSHNEFTEPNWRNLVSSLLEKGINNFIFALAFLGRGNHVAKDIMGSFGVNEFYKWVEAQYEGKKLKVYFTRPLADSPLVKLSLLYRISSALRKDNSFNFLEDPEEIEENSMELSRQKVREITGKDGEELEIISRAVYASGNLEIARHIYISKDAIEMGVSALKSGIGILTDVKMVKAGLRWNAENYLDDAVELAKKLKITRTAAGIRIGLSKEPKIVVIGNSPTALVEAIKMHEEEGVEIPLIVATPPGFTNAVEAKERLISTDIPCIVLRGNYGGSNIAVSIMNEIIRYARGKNG from the coding sequence GTGGATACAGCAATTATAATCATAACTCACGGCTCAAGAAGGAATACATTTGTTGAAGATATGGAAGGAGTAACAAAATATATTGAAGACAAGCTACGAATTCCAGTTTATTTATCTCATAACGAATTTACTGAACCAAATTGGAGGAATTTAGTTTCATCTTTACTGGAAAAAGGAATTAACAACTTCATATTCGCTCTAGCTTTTTTAGGTAGAGGGAATCACGTCGCTAAAGACATAATGGGTTCCTTTGGAGTTAACGAATTTTACAAATGGGTGGAAGCCCAGTATGAAGGTAAGAAACTTAAAGTTTATTTCACAAGACCTTTGGCAGATTCTCCGTTAGTTAAGTTGTCGTTACTTTACAGAATATCTTCAGCATTAAGAAAAGACAACTCCTTCAATTTTTTGGAAGACCCTGAGGAAATAGAAGAGAATTCAATGGAATTATCAAGGCAGAAAGTAAGGGAAATAACTGGAAAGGATGGGGAAGAGCTAGAAATAATAAGTAGAGCTGTTTATGCAAGTGGAAACTTGGAGATTGCTAGGCATATTTACATAAGCAAAGACGCAATAGAGATGGGAGTTTCAGCATTAAAGTCCGGTATAGGAATATTAACTGACGTTAAGATGGTTAAGGCAGGATTGAGGTGGAACGCTGAAAATTATTTAGACGATGCAGTAGAGCTTGCTAAAAAATTAAAGATAACTAGAACTGCTGCAGGAATAAGGATAGGACTTTCAAAGGAACCTAAGATAGTAGTTATAGGTAATTCTCCAACCGCATTAGTTGAGGCAATAAAAATGCATGAGGAAGAAGGAGTTGAAATTCCTTTAATAGTTGCGACTCCCCCTGGATTTACTAATGCCGTTGAGGCAAAGGAGAGGTTAATCTCTACTGATATTCCTTGTATAGTACTTAGAGGCAATTACGGAGGAAGTAATATTGCAGTATCAATAATGAATGAAATAATTCGTTATGCGCGTGGTAAAAATGGGTAA